Proteins found in one Sardina pilchardus chromosome 3, fSarPil1.1, whole genome shotgun sequence genomic segment:
- the grip2a gene encoding glutamate receptor-interacting protein 2a isoform X5, with protein sequence MWRVTCKLNPKHLPQALSLSRAEPLNPQHPPQALSLSRAEPLKKAAVGGIKGKRRMFSFSLRCRVGVIRGRTKDDVPYSKGTRESSNTDGTLISKRRSIAVEELRGVTTVELMKREGSSLGLTISGGSDKDGKPRVSNLRPGGLAARSDQLNVGDYIKSVNGINLTKLRHDEIISLLKNIGERVVLEVEYDLPPYVPNNSAAVISKTIEVCLQKEGNSFGFVMRGGFHEDWHRSRPLVVTYVRPGGPADREGTLRTGDRVLSVNGVALHTHKHADALTTLMQSNQESFFLIEYDVSIMDSVKQASGPLLVEIPRPAGSTLGVSLTTALYRNKQVITIEKIKPASVAERCGALHVGDILLSIDGTNTEHCTLMEAHQLLATSIDVTKLEILPAHQDPVRVQKSGQRQWDPSVSYLQPAHQPAHGKATTAPWTVQGSHGPPGPPHGHLAPPDHCRTLPPSSYSPSSTNTSGYHSQNSSAQTTYPSSTQPQYPSNTYPSSPRSTVTKRRQRRKDHKSSLSLASSTVGPGGHVVHIETSEVILRGDPLTGFGIQLQGGVFATETLSAPACIRFMEPDSPAEKCGVIQVGDRLLSINGIPTEDGTLEEANQLLRDTALANKVTLEIEFDVAESVVPSSGTFHVKLPKRRGVELGITISLSKKTGQPLVISEIKRGSIAHRTGTLEPGDRLLAIDNVRLENCGIEEAMKVLQQAEDMVKLWIQKDEDNTEELEMSDSIMYTVELKRYGGPLGITISGTEEPFDPILISSLTRNGLAQRTGALHVGDRILAINNVSLKGKPLSEAIQLLQTAGETVTLKIKKRAHHVSGLSDTEDDLSERAATLPELNPLNIAGLDSVLESWNSSGIDPGYDSQGTYIHRTADLTLHPHEWRRSKHRSPLRSSAHTHHAPAYDGRLDEDEWSKHLGYFLSHLPY encoded by the exons ATGTGGCGAGTTACCTGCAAGCTGAACCCCAAGCATCTCCCGCAGGCTCTGAGTCTGAGCCGCGCCGAGCCTCTGAACCCCCAGCATCCCCCGCAGGCTCTGAGTCTGAGCCGCGCCGAGCCTCTGAAGAAGGCAGCGGTGGGGGGCAtcaaggggaagaggaggatgttctccttctccctcaggTGCCGAGTCGGAGTCATCAGGGGACGGACCAAAG ATGATGTCCCTTACTCTAAAGGGACCAGGGAGTCCAGCAACACTGATGGTACCCTGATCTCCAAGAGACGAAGCATTGCGG tagaGGAGCTGCGGGGTGTGACCACGGTGGAGCTGATGAAGAGGGAGGGCAGCAGCCTCGGCCTCACCATCTCCGGGGGCTCTGACAAGGACGGCAAGCCCAGAGTGTCAAACCTGCGGCCGGGGGGGCTGGCGGCCAG GAGTGACCAGCTGAATGTCGGAGATTATATCAAGTCTGTGAACGGCATCAACCTGACCAAACTTCGCCACGATGAAATTATAAGCCTACTCAAGAACATCGGAGAGAGGGTGGTGTTAGAAGTGGAGTATGACCTGCCTCCATatg TGCCCAATAACTCTGCTGCTGTGATCTCAAAGACCATTGAAGTGTGTCTTCAGAAGGAAGGCAACAGCTTTGGTTTTGTTATGAGAG GAGGTTTTCATGAGGACTGGCACAGGTCACGACCTCTAGTGGTGACCTACGTCCGGCCTGGAGGCCCTGCAGACAG ggAGGGCACTCTGCGAACAGGGGACCGTGTGCTAAGTGTGAACGGGgtggctctgcacacacacaaacacgccgaCGCGCTGACCACGCTAATGCAGAGCAACCAGGAGTCCTTCTTCCTCATCGAGTATGACGTCTCCATCATGG actctgTGAAGCAGGCCTCAGGGCCTCTGCTGGTGGAGATTCCAAGGCCTGCGGGCTCAACACTGGGGGTCAGCCTGACTACAGCACTCTACAGGAATAAGCAGGTCATCACTATAGAAAAGATCAAGCCAGCCAGTGTGGCCGAGAG GTGTGGGGCACTGCATGTAGGGGATATTCTCCTGTCCATTGATGGCACGAACACGGAGCACTGCACCCTAATGGAGGCACATCAGCTGCTGGCCACCAGCATAGACGTCACCAAGCTGGAGATCCTCCCAGCCCACCAGGACCcag TGCGAGTGCAGAAGAGTGGTCAGCGCCAGTGGGACCCCAGCGTGAGTTATCTGCAGCCAGCCCACCAGCCGGCGCATGGCAAAGCCACCACGGCCCCCTGGACCGTCCAGGGCAGCCACGGCCCACCGGGCCCGCCGCACGGCCACCTCGCCCCCCCTGACCACTGCAGGA CCCTTCCACCCAGCAGCTACTCTCCCTCCTCAACAAACACCTCTGGCTACCACAGCCAGAACAGCAGCGCTCAGACTACATATCCCAGCAGCACCCAGCCTCAATATCCCAGCAACACCTATCCCTCCAGCCCCCGGAGCACCGTGACCAAGAGGAGGCAACGGAGGAAGGACCACAAGAGCTCAC TGTCTCTGGCCTCCAGTACGGTGGGCCCTGGGGGACATGTGGTGCACATCGAGACCAGCGAGGTGATCCTGAGAGGGGACCCCCTGACTGGGTTCGGCATCCAGCTACAGGGGGGCGTGTTCGCCACCGAGACCCTGTCCGCCCCGGCCTGCATCCGCTTCATGGAGCCGGACAGTCCCGCCGAGAA ATGTGGAGTCATCCAGGTAGGAGACAGACTGCTCTCTATCAACGGAATCCCCACAGAGGACGGGACTCTGGAGGAGGCCAATCAGCTGCTCCGGGACACGGCGCTAGCCAATAAGGTCACTCTGGAGATCGAATTTGATGTTGCTG AATCGGTGGTACCCAGCAGTGGCACATTCCATGTGAAGCTTCCCAAGAGACGTGGTGTGGAGCTGGGCATCACCATCAGTC TGAGCAAAAAGACTGGACAACCTCTGGTCATTTCTGAAATCAAGCGAGGAAGCATTGCTCATAG GACGGGTACTCTGGAGCCGGGTGACCGGCTTCTGGCCATAGATAATGTTCGTCTGGAGAACTGTGGGATAGAGGAGGCCATGAAAGTCCTCCAGCAGGCTGAAGACATGGTCAAACTCTGGATACAGAAAGATGAGGACAAcacag AGGAGCTGGAGATGTCCGACTCCATCATGTACACTGTGGAGCTGAAGCGCTACGGTGGCCCACTAGGCATCACCATCTCGGGCACCGAGGAGCCCTTTGACCCCATCCTCATCTCCAGCCTCACCCGCAACGGCCTGGCACAaag GACGGGCGCCCTGCATGTGGGGGACCGGATCCTGGCCATCAACAACGTGAGCCTGAAGGGGAAGCCACTGAGCGAGGCCATTCAGCTGCTGCAGACGGCCGGGGAGACGGTCACCCTCAAGATCAAGAAGAGAGCTCACC ATGTCAGTGGACTGAGTGACACAGAGGATGACCTATCAGAGAGAGCGGCTACCCTCCCGGAGCTCAACCCGTTAAACATTGCTGGCCTGGACTCTGTGCTGGAGTCCTGGAACAGCTCGGGCATCGACCCCGGATATGACAGCCAGG GTACCTACATACACAGGACGGCTGACCTGACTCTCCACCCTCACGAATGGAGACGCAGCAAACACAGGAGCCCCCTGCGCTCCtcggcccacacacaccacgccccaGCGTACGATGGGAGGTTAGATGAAGACGAGTGGAGCAAACACttagg gtactttctctctcatctgcctTACTAA
- the grip2a gene encoding glutamate receptor-interacting protein 2a isoform X1, which produces MWRVTCKLNPKHLPQALSLSRAEPLNPQHPPQALSLSRAEPLKKAAVGGIKGKRRMFSFSLRCRVGVIRGRTKDDVPYSKGTRESSNTDGTLISKRRSIAVEELRGVTTVELMKREGSSLGLTISGGSDKDGKPRVSNLRPGGLAARSDQLNVGDYIKSVNGINLTKLRHDEIISLLKNIGERVVLEVEYDLPPYVPNNSAAVISKTIEVCLQKEGNSFGFVMRGGFHEDWHRSRPLVVTYVRPGGPADREGTLRTGDRVLSVNGVALHTHKHADALTTLMQSNQESFFLIEYDVSIMDSVKQASGPLLVEIPRPAGSTLGVSLTTALYRNKQVITIEKIKPASVAERCGALHVGDILLSIDGTNTEHCTLMEAHQLLATSIDVTKLEILPAHQDPVRVQKSGQRQWDPSVSYLQPAHQPAHGKATTAPWTVQGSHGPPGPPHGHLAPPDHCRTLPPSSYSPSSTNTSGYHSQNSSAQTTYPSSTQPQYPSNTYPSSPRSTVTKRRQRRKDHKSSLSLASSTVGPGGHVVHIETSEVILRGDPLTGFGIQLQGGVFATETLSAPACIRFMEPDSPAEKCGVIQVGDRLLSINGIPTEDGTLEEANQLLRDTALANKVTLEIEFDVAESVVPSSGTFHVKLPKRRGVELGITISLSKKTGQPLVISEIKRGSIAHRTGTLEPGDRLLAIDNVRLENCGIEEAMKVLQQAEDMVKLWIQKDEDNTEELEMSDSIMYTVELKRYGGPLGITISGTEEPFDPILISSLTRNGLAQRTGALHVGDRILAINNVSLKGKPLSEAIQLLQTAGETVTLKIKKRAHHVSGLSDTEDDLSERAATLPELNPLNIAGLDSVLESWNSSGIDPGYDSQGTYIHRTADLTLHPHEWRRSKHRSPLRSSAHTHHAPAYDGRLDEDEWSKHLGSLSPVRRRGNSENQESFWQALQDLETCGQSGILRELEASMMTGSSLSLGTDDTCLSHDRLPSRKVSVAPPKPKRSSWAGVVEKEDLKEMNSTSPLELLKVTLHRDPEMRDFGFSVSDGLLEKGVYVNMIRPGGPANQAGLQPYDRILQVNHARTRDFDCCLAVPLISEAGEQLNLVISRNPLTQAHVWPPQDCEDPSGPAALYPQRRPNAVQL; this is translated from the exons ATGTGGCGAGTTACCTGCAAGCTGAACCCCAAGCATCTCCCGCAGGCTCTGAGTCTGAGCCGCGCCGAGCCTCTGAACCCCCAGCATCCCCCGCAGGCTCTGAGTCTGAGCCGCGCCGAGCCTCTGAAGAAGGCAGCGGTGGGGGGCAtcaaggggaagaggaggatgttctccttctccctcaggTGCCGAGTCGGAGTCATCAGGGGACGGACCAAAG ATGATGTCCCTTACTCTAAAGGGACCAGGGAGTCCAGCAACACTGATGGTACCCTGATCTCCAAGAGACGAAGCATTGCGG tagaGGAGCTGCGGGGTGTGACCACGGTGGAGCTGATGAAGAGGGAGGGCAGCAGCCTCGGCCTCACCATCTCCGGGGGCTCTGACAAGGACGGCAAGCCCAGAGTGTCAAACCTGCGGCCGGGGGGGCTGGCGGCCAG GAGTGACCAGCTGAATGTCGGAGATTATATCAAGTCTGTGAACGGCATCAACCTGACCAAACTTCGCCACGATGAAATTATAAGCCTACTCAAGAACATCGGAGAGAGGGTGGTGTTAGAAGTGGAGTATGACCTGCCTCCATatg TGCCCAATAACTCTGCTGCTGTGATCTCAAAGACCATTGAAGTGTGTCTTCAGAAGGAAGGCAACAGCTTTGGTTTTGTTATGAGAG GAGGTTTTCATGAGGACTGGCACAGGTCACGACCTCTAGTGGTGACCTACGTCCGGCCTGGAGGCCCTGCAGACAG ggAGGGCACTCTGCGAACAGGGGACCGTGTGCTAAGTGTGAACGGGgtggctctgcacacacacaaacacgccgaCGCGCTGACCACGCTAATGCAGAGCAACCAGGAGTCCTTCTTCCTCATCGAGTATGACGTCTCCATCATGG actctgTGAAGCAGGCCTCAGGGCCTCTGCTGGTGGAGATTCCAAGGCCTGCGGGCTCAACACTGGGGGTCAGCCTGACTACAGCACTCTACAGGAATAAGCAGGTCATCACTATAGAAAAGATCAAGCCAGCCAGTGTGGCCGAGAG GTGTGGGGCACTGCATGTAGGGGATATTCTCCTGTCCATTGATGGCACGAACACGGAGCACTGCACCCTAATGGAGGCACATCAGCTGCTGGCCACCAGCATAGACGTCACCAAGCTGGAGATCCTCCCAGCCCACCAGGACCcag TGCGAGTGCAGAAGAGTGGTCAGCGCCAGTGGGACCCCAGCGTGAGTTATCTGCAGCCAGCCCACCAGCCGGCGCATGGCAAAGCCACCACGGCCCCCTGGACCGTCCAGGGCAGCCACGGCCCACCGGGCCCGCCGCACGGCCACCTCGCCCCCCCTGACCACTGCAGGA CCCTTCCACCCAGCAGCTACTCTCCCTCCTCAACAAACACCTCTGGCTACCACAGCCAGAACAGCAGCGCTCAGACTACATATCCCAGCAGCACCCAGCCTCAATATCCCAGCAACACCTATCCCTCCAGCCCCCGGAGCACCGTGACCAAGAGGAGGCAACGGAGGAAGGACCACAAGAGCTCAC TGTCTCTGGCCTCCAGTACGGTGGGCCCTGGGGGACATGTGGTGCACATCGAGACCAGCGAGGTGATCCTGAGAGGGGACCCCCTGACTGGGTTCGGCATCCAGCTACAGGGGGGCGTGTTCGCCACCGAGACCCTGTCCGCCCCGGCCTGCATCCGCTTCATGGAGCCGGACAGTCCCGCCGAGAA ATGTGGAGTCATCCAGGTAGGAGACAGACTGCTCTCTATCAACGGAATCCCCACAGAGGACGGGACTCTGGAGGAGGCCAATCAGCTGCTCCGGGACACGGCGCTAGCCAATAAGGTCACTCTGGAGATCGAATTTGATGTTGCTG AATCGGTGGTACCCAGCAGTGGCACATTCCATGTGAAGCTTCCCAAGAGACGTGGTGTGGAGCTGGGCATCACCATCAGTC TGAGCAAAAAGACTGGACAACCTCTGGTCATTTCTGAAATCAAGCGAGGAAGCATTGCTCATAG GACGGGTACTCTGGAGCCGGGTGACCGGCTTCTGGCCATAGATAATGTTCGTCTGGAGAACTGTGGGATAGAGGAGGCCATGAAAGTCCTCCAGCAGGCTGAAGACATGGTCAAACTCTGGATACAGAAAGATGAGGACAAcacag AGGAGCTGGAGATGTCCGACTCCATCATGTACACTGTGGAGCTGAAGCGCTACGGTGGCCCACTAGGCATCACCATCTCGGGCACCGAGGAGCCCTTTGACCCCATCCTCATCTCCAGCCTCACCCGCAACGGCCTGGCACAaag GACGGGCGCCCTGCATGTGGGGGACCGGATCCTGGCCATCAACAACGTGAGCCTGAAGGGGAAGCCACTGAGCGAGGCCATTCAGCTGCTGCAGACGGCCGGGGAGACGGTCACCCTCAAGATCAAGAAGAGAGCTCACC ATGTCAGTGGACTGAGTGACACAGAGGATGACCTATCAGAGAGAGCGGCTACCCTCCCGGAGCTCAACCCGTTAAACATTGCTGGCCTGGACTCTGTGCTGGAGTCCTGGAACAGCTCGGGCATCGACCCCGGATATGACAGCCAGG GTACCTACATACACAGGACGGCTGACCTGACTCTCCACCCTCACGAATGGAGACGCAGCAAACACAGGAGCCCCCTGCGCTCCtcggcccacacacaccacgccccaGCGTACGATGGGAGGTTAGATGAAGACGAGTGGAGCAAACACttagg ATCCCTCAGTCCCGTGCGTCGCCGTGGTAACAGCGAAAATCAGGAGAGTTTCTGGCAAGCGTTACAGGATCTGGAGACGTGCGGGCAGTCAGGGAtcctgagagagctggag GCTTCCATGATGACTGGCAGCAGCCTGAGTCTGGGAACAGATGACACCTGTCTGTCACATGACCGCCTTCCGTCGCGCAAGGTCTCTGTCGCTCCGCCGAAGCCAAAGAGGAGCTCCTGGGCGGGCGTCGTGGAGAAAGAGGATCTGAAAGAGATGAATTCGACCTCCCCTCTAGAACTGCTGAAG GTGACCTTACATAGAGACCCAGAGATGCGTGATTTTGGCTTCAGCGTGTCAGACGGTCTGCTGGAGAAAGGCGTGTACGTCAACATGATCCGACCTGGTGGTCCTGCCAACCAGGCGGGCCTGCAGCCTTACGACCGCATCCTACAG GTGAACCATGCACGCACGCGGGACTTTGACTGCTGCCTGGCTGTGCCTCTCATCAGCGAGGCTGGTGAGCAGCTCAACCTCGTCATAAGCAGGAACCCCCTCACTCAGGCACATGTTTGGCCACCTCAGGACTGTGAGGACCCCTCAGGCCCAGCAGCACTCTACCCCCAGCGCAGGCCCAATGCTGTGCAGCTCTGA
- the grip2a gene encoding glutamate receptor-interacting protein 2a isoform X2 has protein sequence MWRVTCKLNPKHLPQALSLSRAEPLNPQHPPQALSLSRAEPLKKAAVGGIKGKRRMFSFSLRCRVGVIRGRTKDDVPYSKGTRESSNTDGTLISKRRSIAEELRGVTTVELMKREGSSLGLTISGGSDKDGKPRVSNLRPGGLAARSDQLNVGDYIKSVNGINLTKLRHDEIISLLKNIGERVVLEVEYDLPPYVPNNSAAVISKTIEVCLQKEGNSFGFVMRGGFHEDWHRSRPLVVTYVRPGGPADREGTLRTGDRVLSVNGVALHTHKHADALTTLMQSNQESFFLIEYDVSIMDSVKQASGPLLVEIPRPAGSTLGVSLTTALYRNKQVITIEKIKPASVAERCGALHVGDILLSIDGTNTEHCTLMEAHQLLATSIDVTKLEILPAHQDPVRVQKSGQRQWDPSVSYLQPAHQPAHGKATTAPWTVQGSHGPPGPPHGHLAPPDHCRTLPPSSYSPSSTNTSGYHSQNSSAQTTYPSSTQPQYPSNTYPSSPRSTVTKRRQRRKDHKSSLSLASSTVGPGGHVVHIETSEVILRGDPLTGFGIQLQGGVFATETLSAPACIRFMEPDSPAEKCGVIQVGDRLLSINGIPTEDGTLEEANQLLRDTALANKVTLEIEFDVAESVVPSSGTFHVKLPKRRGVELGITISLSKKTGQPLVISEIKRGSIAHRTGTLEPGDRLLAIDNVRLENCGIEEAMKVLQQAEDMVKLWIQKDEDNTEELEMSDSIMYTVELKRYGGPLGITISGTEEPFDPILISSLTRNGLAQRTGALHVGDRILAINNVSLKGKPLSEAIQLLQTAGETVTLKIKKRAHHVSGLSDTEDDLSERAATLPELNPLNIAGLDSVLESWNSSGIDPGYDSQGTYIHRTADLTLHPHEWRRSKHRSPLRSSAHTHHAPAYDGRLDEDEWSKHLGSLSPVRRRGNSENQESFWQALQDLETCGQSGILRELEASMMTGSSLSLGTDDTCLSHDRLPSRKVSVAPPKPKRSSWAGVVEKEDLKEMNSTSPLELLKVTLHRDPEMRDFGFSVSDGLLEKGVYVNMIRPGGPANQAGLQPYDRILQVNHARTRDFDCCLAVPLISEAGEQLNLVISRNPLTQAHVWPPQDCEDPSGPAALYPQRRPNAVQL, from the exons ATGTGGCGAGTTACCTGCAAGCTGAACCCCAAGCATCTCCCGCAGGCTCTGAGTCTGAGCCGCGCCGAGCCTCTGAACCCCCAGCATCCCCCGCAGGCTCTGAGTCTGAGCCGCGCCGAGCCTCTGAAGAAGGCAGCGGTGGGGGGCAtcaaggggaagaggaggatgttctccttctccctcaggTGCCGAGTCGGAGTCATCAGGGGACGGACCAAAG ATGATGTCCCTTACTCTAAAGGGACCAGGGAGTCCAGCAACACTGATGGTACCCTGATCTCCAAGAGACGAAGCATTGCGG aGGAGCTGCGGGGTGTGACCACGGTGGAGCTGATGAAGAGGGAGGGCAGCAGCCTCGGCCTCACCATCTCCGGGGGCTCTGACAAGGACGGCAAGCCCAGAGTGTCAAACCTGCGGCCGGGGGGGCTGGCGGCCAG GAGTGACCAGCTGAATGTCGGAGATTATATCAAGTCTGTGAACGGCATCAACCTGACCAAACTTCGCCACGATGAAATTATAAGCCTACTCAAGAACATCGGAGAGAGGGTGGTGTTAGAAGTGGAGTATGACCTGCCTCCATatg TGCCCAATAACTCTGCTGCTGTGATCTCAAAGACCATTGAAGTGTGTCTTCAGAAGGAAGGCAACAGCTTTGGTTTTGTTATGAGAG GAGGTTTTCATGAGGACTGGCACAGGTCACGACCTCTAGTGGTGACCTACGTCCGGCCTGGAGGCCCTGCAGACAG ggAGGGCACTCTGCGAACAGGGGACCGTGTGCTAAGTGTGAACGGGgtggctctgcacacacacaaacacgccgaCGCGCTGACCACGCTAATGCAGAGCAACCAGGAGTCCTTCTTCCTCATCGAGTATGACGTCTCCATCATGG actctgTGAAGCAGGCCTCAGGGCCTCTGCTGGTGGAGATTCCAAGGCCTGCGGGCTCAACACTGGGGGTCAGCCTGACTACAGCACTCTACAGGAATAAGCAGGTCATCACTATAGAAAAGATCAAGCCAGCCAGTGTGGCCGAGAG GTGTGGGGCACTGCATGTAGGGGATATTCTCCTGTCCATTGATGGCACGAACACGGAGCACTGCACCCTAATGGAGGCACATCAGCTGCTGGCCACCAGCATAGACGTCACCAAGCTGGAGATCCTCCCAGCCCACCAGGACCcag TGCGAGTGCAGAAGAGTGGTCAGCGCCAGTGGGACCCCAGCGTGAGTTATCTGCAGCCAGCCCACCAGCCGGCGCATGGCAAAGCCACCACGGCCCCCTGGACCGTCCAGGGCAGCCACGGCCCACCGGGCCCGCCGCACGGCCACCTCGCCCCCCCTGACCACTGCAGGA CCCTTCCACCCAGCAGCTACTCTCCCTCCTCAACAAACACCTCTGGCTACCACAGCCAGAACAGCAGCGCTCAGACTACATATCCCAGCAGCACCCAGCCTCAATATCCCAGCAACACCTATCCCTCCAGCCCCCGGAGCACCGTGACCAAGAGGAGGCAACGGAGGAAGGACCACAAGAGCTCAC TGTCTCTGGCCTCCAGTACGGTGGGCCCTGGGGGACATGTGGTGCACATCGAGACCAGCGAGGTGATCCTGAGAGGGGACCCCCTGACTGGGTTCGGCATCCAGCTACAGGGGGGCGTGTTCGCCACCGAGACCCTGTCCGCCCCGGCCTGCATCCGCTTCATGGAGCCGGACAGTCCCGCCGAGAA ATGTGGAGTCATCCAGGTAGGAGACAGACTGCTCTCTATCAACGGAATCCCCACAGAGGACGGGACTCTGGAGGAGGCCAATCAGCTGCTCCGGGACACGGCGCTAGCCAATAAGGTCACTCTGGAGATCGAATTTGATGTTGCTG AATCGGTGGTACCCAGCAGTGGCACATTCCATGTGAAGCTTCCCAAGAGACGTGGTGTGGAGCTGGGCATCACCATCAGTC TGAGCAAAAAGACTGGACAACCTCTGGTCATTTCTGAAATCAAGCGAGGAAGCATTGCTCATAG GACGGGTACTCTGGAGCCGGGTGACCGGCTTCTGGCCATAGATAATGTTCGTCTGGAGAACTGTGGGATAGAGGAGGCCATGAAAGTCCTCCAGCAGGCTGAAGACATGGTCAAACTCTGGATACAGAAAGATGAGGACAAcacag AGGAGCTGGAGATGTCCGACTCCATCATGTACACTGTGGAGCTGAAGCGCTACGGTGGCCCACTAGGCATCACCATCTCGGGCACCGAGGAGCCCTTTGACCCCATCCTCATCTCCAGCCTCACCCGCAACGGCCTGGCACAaag GACGGGCGCCCTGCATGTGGGGGACCGGATCCTGGCCATCAACAACGTGAGCCTGAAGGGGAAGCCACTGAGCGAGGCCATTCAGCTGCTGCAGACGGCCGGGGAGACGGTCACCCTCAAGATCAAGAAGAGAGCTCACC ATGTCAGTGGACTGAGTGACACAGAGGATGACCTATCAGAGAGAGCGGCTACCCTCCCGGAGCTCAACCCGTTAAACATTGCTGGCCTGGACTCTGTGCTGGAGTCCTGGAACAGCTCGGGCATCGACCCCGGATATGACAGCCAGG GTACCTACATACACAGGACGGCTGACCTGACTCTCCACCCTCACGAATGGAGACGCAGCAAACACAGGAGCCCCCTGCGCTCCtcggcccacacacaccacgccccaGCGTACGATGGGAGGTTAGATGAAGACGAGTGGAGCAAACACttagg ATCCCTCAGTCCCGTGCGTCGCCGTGGTAACAGCGAAAATCAGGAGAGTTTCTGGCAAGCGTTACAGGATCTGGAGACGTGCGGGCAGTCAGGGAtcctgagagagctggag GCTTCCATGATGACTGGCAGCAGCCTGAGTCTGGGAACAGATGACACCTGTCTGTCACATGACCGCCTTCCGTCGCGCAAGGTCTCTGTCGCTCCGCCGAAGCCAAAGAGGAGCTCCTGGGCGGGCGTCGTGGAGAAAGAGGATCTGAAAGAGATGAATTCGACCTCCCCTCTAGAACTGCTGAAG GTGACCTTACATAGAGACCCAGAGATGCGTGATTTTGGCTTCAGCGTGTCAGACGGTCTGCTGGAGAAAGGCGTGTACGTCAACATGATCCGACCTGGTGGTCCTGCCAACCAGGCGGGCCTGCAGCCTTACGACCGCATCCTACAG GTGAACCATGCACGCACGCGGGACTTTGACTGCTGCCTGGCTGTGCCTCTCATCAGCGAGGCTGGTGAGCAGCTCAACCTCGTCATAAGCAGGAACCCCCTCACTCAGGCACATGTTTGGCCACCTCAGGACTGTGAGGACCCCTCAGGCCCAGCAGCACTCTACCCCCAGCGCAGGCCCAATGCTGTGCAGCTCTGA